In Desulfosporosinus youngiae DSM 17734, the genomic stretch CTTTCAAACAAATTACGACAAATTAACTCATTTTACTGACTGCTGATACAGGCGTATTGAAACAAAAGGCTGTCCTGAAAACTTTTTATCCATGCTCCGCTCGTCCTTCCTAAATAGCAGCCTACACGGCTGGCGGTACTGTGTCTGATGAAGAATATCCCATAATGTCCAGCTTGCTGTAAAAGAGAAGGTAAAAATGCACCTGATTATGGCACCTATTGAAATGATCGCCTGGTTCGATTCCGGCATAACGGAAATGTGGTCAAAGTGGAGCGGGTTCTCAGAATATCAGACGAAAAACTTGCCGGGAACAAGATGGAAGTTTACGAGTGCTAAAGTGAAGTTAATGAGCAGTTGAAGCGATATGCACTTAAGTATAAGTTGGACACATGCAAGTGGTTTCTCTATAAAATTGGCTGAATATCCGGTTGAGAATGACTCAGATCCTGAATTTAACCGGAAAATGAGGAAGCTAATCTTTCAGAAAAGCTGATTAGATATTTGAAAACGCCATACTAACGTTTATCAAAAAACAGTAGTACGGCGTTTTAAAATATTTATTTAATACGCAGTCACTGGATTTGAGGTGACAATCTTGGTCTCTGATCCCCCGTCATCTGCAACGTAAAATTCAACATAACTTCGGTATTGTGTGCCGGGCGTTCCATAATAATAGCAATCATAAACATAGGTACCGGTATTGTAGAGGTAATCATCTCTCACGATTGTATATATGGACTGCCAATAACCATTTCTTAAAGTTTGAACTTCTATGGTTTTGACTCCAAGTTGATCGACGATCCTTGTGGCACCTAACATGTTTTCCAGCAAAAGCGTCCCATTTCCTATTGCTTGTGCAGTTACACTTGTGGAACGGATGTATAAACTTGCCTTTTGAGATTCAACATTATCGGCGCTTGCATAAGAAGCCAACGGTGAAGTCAGCATACACAGCATAACGGTAAAAAGCTGCGCAATAATTTTCTTTTTACATAGCATATCTTTAACCTCCATACATCGAATCTATAATTTTTTTCATTTCATCTGCCGAGACATCGCTACTGATGTTATATACAACTACCGAATCACTCCAAACGGCTTGAACTTGACCAAGGTTATTCATGATATAGTGTTTCACATTGTTTTTTTCGTAGATTTCAACCAGTTTTTCATCTTTTTCAAAATTAATATTTGCTGCTGCTTTATTACTATCATCATAGATACTAAGGTCAAAAACGATAGCTTTATTGGTGTTATCCTGGTAATATAACAATATTTTAAGGCTATCCGACCGGGCAAATTTCTCAGCATATTTAAAGGTAAAACCGTCAGGAAACCATTTGGGTGATAATGGCTTTAAAGGAAGACCCTTTATAACTTCCTCGACACTGCTATAGGTATTTCTTTGGGCAATATTGGTATTGCTGTTTTGCCCATTTGAGTAATTTTGAGTAGATAAATTGAATGTATCTTTCCCCCACTGAACCATAGATTGTATAAAATTATAACCGAACGCATTGGCAGCAACAGATGACGTGAAGAAAATTATAATAAAGCAAGCGGCAATTTGCGCAACCCGTTTTTTTGTATGGATTTTGCGCTGACTGGCGCACCAGTTTTTATATCTCCGGTCAACATTCCGGCGCATGGCTTGCACTTTTTCTTCGGAAAGATATTCCTCTTTGCCTTCAATAAGATCAATCGCTTTTACACATTCGTCGATCAGATCGGTATCCATGCTTATTTCATCAGCTGACGAGGCTTCATATAAAATCCTATACAGCTTATCTTTTACAATCGCGTCACTCTCCTTTTCGGACAGTATTTTTTTGATAATCTCTTTGTCGCTGCTTATGTCGGGGGGATAAGAATTATTCGTTTTCTCCTCCATGTCTTTCTCCTTTCAACTATATACATTACATAAGTTACCGAAAATCACATGTTATTCTGAAAAAGATTTTCGAACTTCATTTTCTTCAAAATAAGCACGAATAATATTTTTTATTTTTTTCTTCAGACGGTAAATCCGAGTCGTCATGGCGGTGGCCGAAATGTCATGTTTTTTGGAAAGCTCTGTGACGGACATATTATCTTTGTAATAGTCTAAGTACAGGTCATATTCACTCTGCTTAAGTTTTCCCAATATCTCTGCACTGATTTTATCTGGGTCGAGCGTGTTGTTAAAAAGTTTCTCCAAATCATCATCCAGTTCCGTCAAAGCTCCGGTGATATTGTCATCTATGCTTACTTCATGCCTTTTTTTAATGTACATGTTTCTATATGAATTGTTAATCAAGTTCCGCGCCGTGGCATACAACCATCCTTCCACATTCGGGTGATTCTTTAATTTTGAGATTTGTTTCCAGGCTTCCAGAAATGTGTTTTGAGTGCATTCTTCAACAAAGTCTAAAAATTCTTCTTGCCCCTTGACCAGTCTTCTGCAATAAACAGCAATCCGATTGAAATACTTATCGCATAAATCTTCATAAAAAATATCATCGTTTTTACGATTCCACTGCCACAAACAAACTCCCTCCTCTATTTAAAATTTTACTTACTTTTACAGTATATTACATATTGTTCTATTAAAGGTAATTTACGAAAAAATCAATTTGGTTTTTGAGCCATTTTCTATTGAAAACAAGGGGCTGATGCTCCACAAACTTTCTTCGTTTTTGCACCAGGCCCTTCAATTATTCGCAAACCAGCCTGCACTTAGACCCGCAGGGCTTACAGTCTTTCCGTTATTTTTCCAATCAGCCCGCTTACCTCATTTTTACACGTTTCATGAGCTTCCGGGTCCGCCGGAGCTAGCTTATTCAGTTCTTTCAACAACTCTTCATATTCTTTAGCTATACTGTTGTAGAGAAAGCCTTTGTTGGCTGACAGCTTGATCCGGACGGCTTGAAGACTGGAGGCCTGTTTTCTCAACTCATCCCGCTCAAAGGTTATTTTAGTGGCTGCGTCTTGGTTGGCTTCCAGGGCATTTTGGAGCTCCGCTTTCTCGCTAAGGGCCTGGTCTCTTTCCAGAACTGTCTGCTTAAACTCCCGAGTAGACATGACGGTCACATCATTTTCTGCCATAAATGACTTCCGTTCTTCCTCGGGAATGAACATTTTACTTTAATTTACTTACTACAAATGACGCAATAGAAGAAACAATTATAACAAAAACTAACATATTCCAATCTATATTTAAAAATGATCCTTTCATTATATAAGAAAAGATAATGTATGTAGGTATAAGTATAGATAAATGAAATAATGTTTTTTTCATAACACTTTACTCTCCTTGTGGTTTTAATCCTAAATTCTTGCCAAATACAAAAAAAAGCTATCCAATCAATCCTTTGGATAGCCGCTTAAAAGCTTTTCTATAAATATTCCTGCAATCGCTGGATCGAACTGGGTACCGGAATTCCTCCTGATCTCCTCCAAGGCTTGTTTTTCTGTCAAAGAGACCCGGTAAGGGCGCTCGCTGATCATAGCATCATAGCTGTCGGCCAGAGCAATGATCCTTGATACCAATGGAATAGCTTCACCTTTTAAGCCTTTGGGATAGCCTTTTCCATCCCATCGTTCATGATGGGCTAAGATACAGTCAGCCAAATCCACCATTTCATAGGATGAACTCAAAATTCTGTAGCCTATATCCGGATGCCTTTTTAAGTCATCCCACTCACGATCCGTAAGTTTTCCGGGCTTATTGAGAATTCCTTCTTCAATGGCAATCTTTCCTATATCATGAAGCAACCCTACAACTTTCAGCCGGCTTATTTCTATTTCCGACAGACCGATTGTTCTGCCAATATCCTGACAAATTTGACTGACTCTTTTCGAGTGTTGTTCTTCCCGAGGGTTTTTTTCGTGTAATGTATTAATAATCGTATTAATAGTATTGCCTCTCATACCTTCGTTCTCAATGACTTTGTGCTTGTACATAATATCCTCAGCACTTTTTAAAATCTTTAATATATCGTCACCGGGATTCTTCTTAGTCTCCCATCCAAAGGATATGCTCATGCGAATAGCATTAATCAGCACATCACTATAGTTTTCCCGTATTCGGACGACAAGCTTTTCTGCTTCCTCTGAAGCTGTCTTAGGCAGAAGAATAACAAATTCATCTCCGCCCCAGCGAGCCACAATATCATCGTTTCGGCAGGCACTCTGAATGGCTTTTCCTGCTTCTTGCAAAAGTTTATCTCCAATATCGTGACCAAAGGCATCGTTGACAAGCTTCAGGCCGTTGACATCCCCGATAATAATGGAAATAGGAATATTCTCTTCCGTATCCAACTGTTTGATTGCTTCTTCATAAAACCTTCTGTTATAGAGCCCTGTTAACGGGTCGTGATAGCTCAAAAAACGATTTTCATCTTCTCGTCTTTTTCGATCCGTGATATCTCTGACAATGCTCAGCAGAACCCGTCTGCCCCCTAACATGGTTCCTTGTGAACTTACTTCAACATTAATGGACGTCCCATCTTTAAGATAATGAACGGTGTCAAAAAGAATACCTTCTTTATCGGCTAATTCCATTTGCTCAGCAATCTCAGCTGATTCACTGCAATGCCGCAAATCATAGATTGTCATCGACAAGAGTTCAGCGTAAGTATAACCATAAGTCTCAGCGGCAGCATTGTTAACTTCAAGAATATTCCCCTGCTTGTCAACGAAAAGCATGGGGTCTTTGGATTTTTCAGCCAGAACTTGATATTTATGAAGCCGTTCATTCAGTTGCTTCCATTCGGTTATATCAATTCCTACACCCGCAAAATATTGTTTGTCATCAATCATGACTTTACTGGCCGTGAACAGCATGGGAATTCTTGTGCCGTCCTTTTTCCGGAGATTAGCTTCAGCGTTCCCGAAACCTGTCTTGTCAATCATAGCAAGCCCATCTAAAACGGCTTTTTGGCTTGCTTGATCTCCTTCATACCAATCCAACAAATGCATTTCTGCCAATTCTTCAGCACTATAGCCGGTCATTTCCTCGTGTTTGTCATTCCAACGGACTAACTTACTCTTATCATCATAGAGATAAATCATCCCTTGGGCACTATGAAACAGGGCATCTGTGAAGACTCTCTCCTTATTCAATTCATTTTCAGCCCGGATCCTTTCAATAATCTCCTCTTCCAAAATACTGTTCAGGTCCTGAAGCTGAATGGTTCGTGCAATAACTTTCTTCTCTAAATCTTCATTAAGCACCTTGACTTCGTCTTCAGCCTTTTGGCGTTTTATAATCTCTTCTTCGAGCACGGCGTTCATTTCTTCAAGTTCGGCATTGGTCTCTTGCAGTTCGGCATTGGTTTCTTCCAACAAAGCGTTAGTCTCTTCCAGCAAGGCATTGGTCTCTTCCAACTGGATAGTCCTTTCCTGGATTCGCTGTTCAAGGTCCTTATTTAAATTGGTAATTTCTATTTCCTTATGAATTTTTTCATTGACTTTATCCTCTAAAAAACTGTTTTGCAAAGCATAGCTTGAAAGTTGTTGGACCGTTAAGAACAGATAATTACATATATTCTCAAATTGTCCGCGAGTCATCCTTTTAACCTTCAGTAATTCCCGTTGATAAAGTTCCTGATCCATACCAATTAAATCTGCATACTGGAATTGATCCGCTCCATAGGCTTCGTCAAGCACTTGTCCTACCAGCCAATTGGCGATGTGCTCCCCCGCAACGATGATACTTGCTCCCCCATCAAGCAAGCCTCCGCTCAAGCATCGTTGAATATTGGGCCCTTTTTTATTAAGACCGCCAATGATTGAATCTGAAATCAGACAGTTCTTACGCCCGATTTCGGTTTTTCTTATTTCAGTGCACAAATTGCAAAATCCGCTGGGCTTAGTGATTGGAGTTCCATCGGGCTCTGTAATCAGAGAAGCCACACCAGTTGCGGCAGACAATGAATCCTGAAGCTTTTGAATTTCCTCCAAATCAAAAAGTTCATAAAACGTATGCTTTTTGTTACGGTTATCAAAGATCAGTTCTTCGCTCATCCTCTTCACCTTACCTTCAATCTCATGGATACGTGATCAATCAGTTTCTTCTTTTTACAACAAACCTCTCCGCTTATAATCATCCCCTTATTTACTCAATTGAAAATCCTGTCACTTCCTGAAAGTTTTTATGGGTTCTATTTTTTTGAATTAATTACTAATTTGTCTTATATTACTTTCAACATATGTTTCAAATTTCCTCTAGCCTTTGACATTTTTTTTCTTTTATATCACACTTTGTAATTTTTATATCAACACCTGCCAACCCCAGCGAGCTTTTCTGAAGATCAAGGATGGACTCGGGCATTGAAAAAGGCCTCCCTTATTTGCCATTGTTATAGTCACAATGTAAGTAAGGGGGGCTTCCCAAGGATCAAACACTTGGCCAAAGAAATCGAATTAACAATTGTTCAATTCTTCCAAATCGATAATCCTCGTACATACCCTTTCAGCTAAGGCCCGGTTATGGGTGACCGCCAAAAGACCCATTTGGCGCTCTTCCACTGCTTTGAGCACAATATCCCAAATCTGAGCCTGAGTAATCACATCAAGCATCGTGCTCATTTCATCTGCCAGCAGGAAACGGGTCTGGGGTCCAAGAGCCCGGGCAACACAGAAGCGCTGCAGTTCCCCGCCCGAAAGTTCATTAGGCCAGCGTCCCAGCCATTCCCGCTCGATTCCCATGGCAGCCAGGAGCTGATCATCCGGGGCCCAGCCTTCCCGAAGAGAGTCGCCTAACTTCCGGCGCGGGTTCAGGGCTTTTTCCGGATGCTGATAAATCAACTGGACAGGACAGTAGCCGGAATCAGGCAGAGGGCTGCCGTCGATCAGCACCTTACCCCTTGTTGGCCTGATATAACCTGACAAAATCTGAGCCAACGTACTTTTCCCATAACCGGACGGACCAACCAGGCCGACACGTTCCCCTTGCGCTACACTTAGATTGATATCCTTGAGCAGCCAGGCCGCTTTGCCATATCTGAAACTGATTTGCTGCGCTTCAAGTCGCATGAACACACCTCACCTTCCCGCCCCTGACAGAGCGCATAGGTATGTCGCCTGTACATTCAGCCGTGCGGTCGGAACAGCGGGGAGCGAAGCGGCAGCCTGATAGTTGGCTGCCGGCATAAGGCTGGGTCCCCGGAATCGGTGTGAAGCCATTTTGCGGGAGAGCATTCCACAGGGCTTTGCTGTAGGGATGCCTCAAAGCATCCCCGCCCTTGACGAAATCGCCCGCAGGAGCAATTTCAACCGTTGTTCCGGCATAAAATACCGCGATCCGGTCCGCTACTTTAAAGGCCAGATCAATATCATGGGTAATCAGCATAACTCCGCAGCCCTGATCAGCCAGCTCCCGGAAATTGCGCAAGGTTTCCTCGGCGATTTCCGGATTAAGCCCCGGCGTCGGTTCATCCGCAATAATTAGTTTGGTATCGTTGATGACTGCGGTAGAGACCAACACCCGCCTGGCCATCCCCCCCGAAAGCTGGAAAGGGAATTTCCGGCCAGCTTCCTGACCAAGACCATAACGGGCAAAGGCTTGCTGCTGCTGCGCCTCTGTTCCTTTTTCCCCCCTCACTTGCTTGCCGACCCGCATCAGTGGATCAAGATAGGTTACAGACTGAGGAACAAGGGCCATCTCCTGTCCGCGCAATTTCTTCTGCAGCTCAGGAGTCAGGGTTTGACCGCAGAATTTAATCCTTCCGCTGGTTCCGGCATTGCCGGGCAACAGACCCAGGATAGCATGGGCGAGCAGACTCTTCCCCGAGCCGCTGGAACCGGCCACGGCCAGGATCTCCCCTGCCTCAATACTCACGTCGAGCTGGGAAATAACCTCCAGATCCCGTTGTCTAAGCCCTCTGTCATACATCCTGAATTGGACCGAAAGGTTCTCGACTTCCAGCACAGGAATCGTTTCCGGTTGCTTTGTCACCTTTTTACCTCCTTATTCCTGGGCACTGAATGGATCAATTAAGGCTTTAACATTCTCTCCGATGGCATCGAACATCATCACAATCAGCAGAAGCATCAGGCCGGGGAAGAAAGCCAGCCACCACATCCCGGTGGCTAAATGCTTCATGGCCTCAGACAGGATGATCCCGACGGCAGGCATATCCAGGGGCAGCCCGTATCCTAAAAAAGTGATGGCTGCTTCATGGAGGATAGCATGAGGGAACAACAGAATCAGCCCGATTACAAATTGAGGAAATACATGAGGAACGATATGGGCTTTGGCAATAAACCAATTGCTTTTGCCTAATTTCCGGGCGGCCTGAACATAATGGGCATTGCGGATCTGCAAAACCTCGGCCCGCACCACCCGGGTCAGATTGGGCCAATGGGTCACTGCCACCCCGATGATCACACCTTGCATCCCCCTCCCCATCATAAACGAAATAAGCATCAGCATGACCAAATGGGGAACACCCATACATAAATCCACCAGCCAGGTAATCAGCTTATCCACATTACCCCCAGCCGTAGCTGCCACAATTCCCAGCACCAGGGCAATCAGGGCACTGACCGTGGCAGCCAGCATGCCGATCAGAATGCTGTTGGACAATCCTTTAATCGTCCGGGCAAACATATCCCGCCCCAGATAGTCCGTTCCATACCAATGTTCCAAAGAAGGGGCCAGTTTTTTGACACTATAGTCCGGAGCATAGGCATCCGGGCTCATCATCACACCCATAATCGTAATCAGAAGCAAAACCGCCGCCGCCAGACCTAGGACAATCAGAGTTCGGGTGCGCCGGTTCATCCCCTTGGGTCTAGCCATGGGCATTCCCCTCCCTTATCTGAGGATCGACAATTCCATAGATAATATTAGCCAGGAAATTGCCCACGAACACAAACAAGGCACTCCATAAGGCGATTCCCAAAAACAAGGGCACATCCCCCTTCAGACCGGCCTGAGTGACTGCATTGCCCAGACCGGGATAGGAAAAGACCTGCTCAGCCAGAACCGAACCGCCAAACAGCTCACTGAACGAGGCAAATTGCAGGGTTATGGCCGGAAGCATGATATTTCTCAAGCCATGGCGTTTGACAATACTGAACGTCGATTCCCCCCGTGCCTTGGCAAATAAGACATAGTCCGACTCCAAGACATCAATTATTTTCTGACGGGTATGCAAAGCGATATTGGACACCCCGATAATGCTTAAGGTAAAGGCCGGCAGAATTAAATGGTGAATACGCTCCCAGATCGTGACGTCCGAGGCCAGTTTGCCGATGGGGGCTGCCAAGCCGATGGGAAACCACTTGAGATTGACGGCGAAGACCATCAGAATCAGCAGCCCGACCCAGAAGGTGGGTGCCGAGGATAGGGTCAGGCAAAATGTTTTAAGAACCCGGTCCAGCTTCCTTCCTTTATTTACTCCCGCCAGAATGCCCATGATAAAGCCAAGCAGGCCGGAGAGCACCCAGGCTACCCCCATCAGGATGCAGGAAGCTTTAAAACGCTCGGCAATAACCTGGGAAACGGGCAGGCGATAGGTGATGGAGGTTCCCATATCCCCTTCCAGCAAATTACCCGCCCAGATTAAATATCGTTCCGCCGGCGCTTTGTTCAGCCCCCAATATTCAGCCACATTGTCCCGCTGTTCCTGGGAAATGTTTGATTCCGAACCCACATAGGCATCAATGGGATCGATCGGGGAAGACATGACCAGCATAAAGGTTACGATACTGATCGCAACAAGCAAGGTCATCATGCGCAGCAAGGTTGTCAGAATGTAGATTAGGGAATTCCGGCTCATTGGCTAAAGCTCCACTCATTCAGGTTGGCAATAACAGGAATGCCATGCCCATGGGGGTGAAGCCGCTGCTTGCCCAGATCCAACCCATCCCGGACAAAGTAAGTGTGATCAATATTGACAAGCCACAGGTACGGATAATCCACGCTGGTTCCGGTCTGTCCATCCCATTGCATCAGCTTCCAGTATTCGATGGCTTCCTGCATAGTGGTAGCGGCAAGCGCCTTTTCAATGTATTCATCCACTTTGGGATTAGAGTAGGATGGAGTGTTGCTGATCCCTTGTCCCATCATCTTGGAGTAGTAGCCATTGTAAAGGTCAATGGGATTATAATCTCCGAAGCCAAAACAGGTGGGTGTATTTCTGCTCATGGCTTTGGCATCTGCCCAGGCTGCCGCTTCAGCAATGATGTTAATGCCCAGTTTTTTAGCATCCCCGCTTAAAGCCACGGCCAGATTATAGCGCTGCAGGTCATCGCTGCGTCCGGTAATCTTGAACTCCGCTTTGAGGCCATTCTTTTCCCGGATGCCGTCACCGTCTGTATCCACCCAGCCTGCTTTCTCCAAAATAGCTTTAGCTTCATCCACCCGGTCATCTTTAAACTCCGGGGTATTGTTCCAGGGCA encodes the following:
- a CDS encoding ABC transporter permease, whose protein sequence is MSRNSLIYILTTLLRMMTLLVAISIVTFMLVMSSPIDPIDAYVGSESNISQEQRDNVAEYWGLNKAPAERYLIWAGNLLEGDMGTSITYRLPVSQVIAERFKASCILMGVAWVLSGLLGFIMGILAGVNKGRKLDRVLKTFCLTLSSAPTFWVGLLILMVFAVNLKWFPIGLAAPIGKLASDVTIWERIHHLILPAFTLSIIGVSNIALHTRQKIIDVLESDYVLFAKARGESTFSIVKRHGLRNIMLPAITLQFASFSELFGGSVLAEQVFSYPGLGNAVTQAGLKGDVPLFLGIALWSALFVFVGNFLANIIYGIVDPQIREGNAHG
- a CDS encoding ABC transporter ATP-binding protein; this translates as MRLEAQQISFRYGKAAWLLKDINLSVAQGERVGLVGPSGYGKSTLAQILSGYIRPTRGKVLIDGSPLPDSGYCPVQLIYQHPEKALNPRRKLGDSLREGWAPDDQLLAAMGIEREWLGRWPNELSGGELQRFCVARALGPQTRFLLADEMSTMLDVITQAQIWDIVLKAVEERQMGLLAVTHNRALAERVCTRIIDLEELNNC
- a CDS encoding ABC transporter ATP-binding protein; its protein translation is MTKQPETIPVLEVENLSVQFRMYDRGLRQRDLEVISQLDVSIEAGEILAVAGSSGSGKSLLAHAILGLLPGNAGTSGRIKFCGQTLTPELQKKLRGQEMALVPQSVTYLDPLMRVGKQVRGEKGTEAQQQQAFARYGLGQEAGRKFPFQLSGGMARRVLVSTAVINDTKLIIADEPTPGLNPEIAEETLRNFRELADQGCGVMLITHDIDLAFKVADRIAVFYAGTTVEIAPAGDFVKGGDALRHPYSKALWNALPQNGFTPIPGTQPYAGSQLSGCRFAPRCSDRTAECTGDIPMRSVRGGKVRCVHAT
- a CDS encoding DUF4367 domain-containing protein; this translates as MEEKTNNSYPPDISSDKEIIKKILSEKESDAIVKDKLYRILYEASSADEISMDTDLIDECVKAIDLIEGKEEYLSEEKVQAMRRNVDRRYKNWCASQRKIHTKKRVAQIAACFIIIFFTSSVAANAFGYNFIQSMVQWGKDTFNLSTQNYSNGQNSNTNIAQRNTYSSVEEVIKGLPLKPLSPKWFPDGFTFKYAEKFARSDSLKILLYYQDNTNKAIVFDLSIYDDSNKAAANINFEKDEKLVEIYEKNNVKHYIMNNLGQVQAVWSDSVVVYNISSDVSADEMKKIIDSMYGG
- a CDS encoding DUF3102 domain-containing protein, which encodes MFIPEEERKSFMAENDVTVMSTREFKQTVLERDQALSEKAELQNALEANQDAATKITFERDELRKQASSLQAVRIKLSANKGFLYNSIAKEYEELLKELNKLAPADPEAHETCKNEVSGLIGKITERL
- a CDS encoding PocR ligand-binding domain-containing protein gives rise to the protein MSEELIFDNRNKKHTFYELFDLEEIQKLQDSLSAATGVASLITEPDGTPITKPSGFCNLCTEIRKTEIGRKNCLISDSIIGGLNKKGPNIQRCLSGGLLDGGASIIVAGEHIANWLVGQVLDEAYGADQFQYADLIGMDQELYQRELLKVKRMTRGQFENICNYLFLTVQQLSSYALQNSFLEDKVNEKIHKEIEITNLNKDLEQRIQERTIQLEETNALLEETNALLEETNAELQETNAELEEMNAVLEEEIIKRQKAEDEVKVLNEDLEKKVIARTIQLQDLNSILEEEIIERIRAENELNKERVFTDALFHSAQGMIYLYDDKSKLVRWNDKHEEMTGYSAEELAEMHLLDWYEGDQASQKAVLDGLAMIDKTGFGNAEANLRKKDGTRIPMLFTASKVMIDDKQYFAGVGIDITEWKQLNERLHKYQVLAEKSKDPMLFVDKQGNILEVNNAAAETYGYTYAELLSMTIYDLRHCSESAEIAEQMELADKEGILFDTVHYLKDGTSINVEVSSQGTMLGGRRVLLSIVRDITDRKRREDENRFLSYHDPLTGLYNRRFYEEAIKQLDTEENIPISIIIGDVNGLKLVNDAFGHDIGDKLLQEAGKAIQSACRNDDIVARWGGDEFVILLPKTASEEAEKLVVRIRENYSDVLINAIRMSISFGWETKKNPGDDILKILKSAEDIMYKHKVIENEGMRGNTINTIINTLHEKNPREEQHSKRVSQICQDIGRTIGLSEIEISRLKVVGLLHDIGKIAIEEGILNKPGKLTDREWDDLKRHPDIGYRILSSSYEMVDLADCILAHHERWDGKGYPKGLKGEAIPLVSRIIALADSYDAMISERPYRVSLTEKQALEEIRRNSGTQFDPAIAGIFIEKLLSGYPKD
- a CDS encoding ABC transporter permease, which codes for MARPKGMNRRTRTLIVLGLAAAVLLLITIMGVMMSPDAYAPDYSVKKLAPSLEHWYGTDYLGRDMFARTIKGLSNSILIGMLAATVSALIALVLGIVAATAGGNVDKLITWLVDLCMGVPHLVMLMLISFMMGRGMQGVIIGVAVTHWPNLTRVVRAEVLQIRNAHYVQAARKLGKSNWFIAKAHIVPHVFPQFVIGLILLFPHAILHEAAITFLGYGLPLDMPAVGIILSEAMKHLATGMWWLAFFPGLMLLLIVMMFDAIGENVKALIDPFSAQE
- a CDS encoding RNA polymerase sigma factor, translating into MWQWNRKNDDIFYEDLCDKYFNRIAVYCRRLVKGQEEFLDFVEECTQNTFLEAWKQISKLKNHPNVEGWLYATARNLINNSYRNMYIKKRHEVSIDDNITGALTELDDDLEKLFNNTLDPDKISAEILGKLKQSEYDLYLDYYKDNMSVTELSKKHDISATAMTTRIYRLKKKIKNIIRAYFEENEVRKSFSE